In one Gouania willdenowi unplaced genomic scaffold, fGouWil2.1 scaffold_80_arrow_ctg1, whole genome shotgun sequence genomic region, the following are encoded:
- the LOC114460845 gene encoding insulin receptor substrate 1-B, whose translation MENQSQNQNQNQSQNQNQAEPQSYEDVEKSGYLRKHKSLHRRFFVLRAASDRGPARIEYYENEKKFRSKSPVPKKVVTLEGCLNINKRADSRNKHMIVLYTRSESFAIAADSEEVQNDWYQAMLDLQCHCKTPEDYGSSGECSSPSPIPTFKEVWQVKVWPKGLGHARNLVGIYRLCLTDKTVNFVKLNSDVASVVLQLMNVRRCGHSENFFFIEVGRSAITGPGEFWMQVDDSVVAQNMHETLLEAMKALSEEFRQRSKSQSVGTSCGGGTASNPISVPSRRHHPNLPPSQVGFSRRARTETPGSSTSTSPTSRHGFPRARTASIGARSEDSGASARSTWASSSPSLNGSCSTTPILRPKPTRAPTPAKITLSLARYTPNPAPSPAPSLSSSSGHGSECGLVGAAVGSMSICSYPRVPQRVSVSGSPSDYGSSDEYGSSPGEHSLLMPSLSGHPVHGEGSSSYIVMGQREGLLGSHHRSKGRRILRRASSRECEAERRLLSKRASLPLAPHERLAPHRKEDNDEDEEEYAIMSQNTHRVDAPECSGGGRAAEAANRKRMGKSRGLGDPGGALDCGYMSMLPGVTSPVSPPLSIGTSGAKAAADDEYMAMTPSNSVSPPQHIRQPSTEGYMLMSPNSSSSTDLHGLAMWDSRVSMESRVASDYMNISPVSSRSACSTPPSHSDQHQLQPKMFNSYFSLPRAYQHTLYTRFEEDLNKGDGKKESGGVRNSAGRGEGDGYSKRNKIAVGPAGGCQLSMSSSSFSSSSASSESLEDKSVSAGRGLSLLRTAGTFTKDGRHHQKRASVSKSPKQPRRARPSTVSSEMAKANTLPRVKENLAPSQTVGEYVSIVYDEDDKGSFGRPERGRPVIHGTLRPSNQPLLCHDNPANLPRSFSAPLSTSNEYVSMDLRKSSTPLQSHVRSTFSPPAVAPKARKEPGPSSPLVAEGSAGYRAKVKMAAMPTDVPSNVPDSNVSARPVKHPGQPVSTEPEAGLGFSPIKAFRSPERSSRLVRGDQTGCLSHRRDAFNSPPSLPRHAPAPTALFQEGGQAAGQRRGLDCSPQASASSVEQGLNYIDLDLAQPGAEHAPPGGAVGLNTYASIDFYKSEELRAHHNRKDGPDS comes from the exons ATGGAGAACCAGAGCCAGAACCAAAACCAGAACCAgagccagaaccagaaccaggcAGAGCCGCAGAGTTACGAGGACGTGGAGAAGAGCGGATACCTCCGCAAGCACAAGTCCCTGCACCGGCGCTTCTTCGTCCTCAGGGCGGCCTCGGACCGCGGTCCGGCCCGCATCGAGTATTACGAGAACGAGAAGAAATTCCGCAGCAAATCCCCGGTTCCCAAGAAGGTGGTGACCCTGGAGGGGTGCCTGAACATCAACAAGCGCGCGGACTCCCGGAACAAGCACATGATCGTCCTGTACACGCGCAGCGAGAGCTTTGCCATCGCTGCAGACAGCGAGGAGGTCCAGAACGACTGGTACCAGGCCATGCTGGACCTCCAGTGCCACT gtaaaACACCAGAGGACTACGGCAGCAGTGGCGAGTGTAGCTCTCCTTCTCCCATTCCGACCTTCAAGGAAGTGTGGCAAGTCAAGGTTTGGCCGAAAGGTCTTGGACACGCAAGGAACCTAGTGGGCATCTACCGGCTGTGCCTCACCGACAAGACGGTCAACTTTGTTAAACTCAACTCCGACGTGGCCTCAGTGGTGCTGCAGTTGATGAATGTTCGCAGGTGCGGCCATTCAGAGAACTTCTTCTTCATTGAAGTGGGACGGTCCGCGATCACTGGACCCGGAGAGTTCTGGATGCAAGTGGACGACTCGGTGGTGGCGCAGAACATGCACGAGACTCTTCTGGAGGCTATGAAGGCGCTGAGCGAGGAGTTCCGGCAGCGCAGCAAGTCTCAGTCGGTGGGGACGTCGTGCGGCGGCGGCACCGCCTCGAACCCCATCAGCGTCCCGAGCCGGCGTCATCATCCCAACCTGCCGCCGAGCCAGGTGGGCTTCTCCAGGCGAGCGCGCACGGAGACGCCCGGCAGCAGCACCAGCACGTCGCCCACATCGCGCCACGGCTTTCCGCGGGCGCGAACGGCCAGTATCGGAGCTCGGTCGGAGGATAGCGGCGCCAGTGCCAGGAGCACTTGGGCCAGCTCCAGCCCGAGTCTCAACGGGTCCTGTTCCACAACGCCAATACTGAGGCCCAAGCCCACGCGGGCTCCCACCCCTGCAAAGATCACCCTCAGCCTTGCACGCTACACCCCTAACCCCGCGCCATCGCCTGCACCGAGCCTGTCCTCAAGCTCGGGTCACGGGTCAGAATGTGGCCTCGTGGGGGCAGCCGTGGGAAGCATGTCCATCTGCTCGTACCCCCGTGTCCCTCAGAGAGTGTCGGTTTCAGGCTCACCCAGCGACTACGGATCCTCGGACGAGTACGGCTCCAGTCCTGGCGAGCACTCGCTGCTCATGCCCAGTCTGTCTGGACACCCTGTGCATGGGGAGGGCTCGTCCAGTTATATTGTCATGGGACAGCGGGAGGGTCTCCTGGGGTCCCATCATCGCTCCAAAGGCAGACGGATTCTGCGGCGTGCGTCCAGCCGAGAATGTGAAGCAGAGCGCAGACTATTGAGCAAGAGGGCGTCGCTGCCTTTAGCCCCCCACGAACGACTCGCTCCTCACAGAAAAGAGGACAAcgatgaggatgaggaagaaTACGCAATCATGTCGCAGAATACACATAGAGTCGACGCACCGGAGTGCTCAGGAGGGGGGAGGGCAGCCGAGGCGGCCAACAGAAAGAGGATGGGCAAGAGCCGGGGGCTTGGAGACCCCGGAGGAGCTCTGGACTGTGGATACATGTCGATGCTGCCTGGAGTCACATCACCGGTGTCCCCCCCACTATCAATAGGAACGAGTGGCGCCAAGGCTGCAGCAGACGACGAGTACATGGCAATGACCCCCAGCAACAGCGTGTCCCCCCCTCAGCACATCCGCCAGCCCAGCACTGAGGGCTACATGCTCATGTCCCccaacagcagcagctccacGGACCTGCACGGCCTGGCCATGTGGGACAGCAGGGTCAGCATGGAGAGCCGGGTCGCCAGTGATTACATGAACATCTCGCCCGTCAGCAGCCGCTCCGCCTGCAGCACGCCGCCGTCGCATTCTGACCAGCATCAGTTGCAACCAAAAATGTTCAACTCCTACTTCTCTCTGCCACGGGCCTACCAGCACACGCTCTACACACGCTTTGAGGAGGATCTAAACAAAGGTGATGGAAAAAAGGAAAGCGGCGGCGTGCGCAACAGCGCAGGAAGGGGAGAGGGCGATGGATACAGCAAGAGGAACAAAATTGCAGTGGGTCCTGCGGGAGGCTGCCAGCTCTCCATGTCGTCTTCTTCCTTTTCCTCCAGCTCGGCCAGCAGCGAAAGCCTCGAGGATAAGTCAGTGTCCGCTGGCCGGGGTTTGAGTTTATTAAGAACTGCAGGGACGTTTACCAAAGACGGGCGACATCATCAGAAACGTGCGTCCGTTAGCAAGAGTCCAAAGCAGCCACGCAGAGCTCGTCCCTCCACCGTCTCCTCAGAGATGGCAAAAGCAAACACCCTCCCCAGGGTCAAGGAGAACCTGGCACCGTCGCAAACCGTTGGCGAGTACGTGAGTATCGTCTATGATGAAGACGATAAAGGAAGCTTTGGACGACCTGAGCGAGGACGACCTGTGATCCATGGGACGCTCAGGCCGTCCAATCAGCCGCTGCTCTGCCACGATAATCCTGCTAACCTCCCGCGCAGCTTCTCAGCCCCGTTGTCCACCTCCAACGAGTACGTCAGCATGGATTTAAGGAAGTCCTCGACCCCCCTGCAGAGTCACGTCAGATCTACATTCAGCCCCCCGGCTGTTGCCCCCAAAGCTCGTAAAGAACCTGGCCCTTCCTCACCTCTGGTAGCCGAGGGTAGCGCAGGATACAGAGCAAAAGTAAAGATGGCGGCAATGCCGACGGACGTTCCTTCAAACGTTCCTGATTCTAACGTCTCAGCAAGACCTGTCAAGCACCCGGGTCAGCCCGTGTCCACGGAGCCGGAGGCGGGTTTGGGTTTCTCTCCAATCAAAGCCTTTCGCTCTCCAGAACGGAGCAGCAGACTCGTCCGAGGCGACCAGACGGGATGTTTGAGCCACCGCCGGGACGCGTTCAACTCCCCGCCTTCTCTGCCACGCCACGCGCCCGCCCCCACCGCCCTTTTCCAGGAGGGTGGCCAGGCGGCGGGCCAGCGGCGTGGGTTGGACTGCTCACCACAAGCCTCCGCCTCGTCTGTGGAACAAGGCCTTAACTATATTGACCTTGACTTGGCTCAGCCGGGGGCGGAGCATGCGCCCCCTGGAGGCGCCGTGGGCCTCAACACGTATGCCAGTATTGACTTCTATAAGTCCGAAGAACTGAGAGCACACCACAACAGAAAGGACGGTCCAG ATTCTTGA